A genomic window from Sphingomonas taxi includes:
- a CDS encoding efflux RND transporter permease subunit, with the protein MGISRFFVERPIFAWVIAICIMLGGVAGLRSLPIAQYPDVAPPTIAISATYPGASAETLETSVTQVIEQQLTGIDGLQYFQSSSNSAGSASITVTFAKGTDPDTAQVQVQNKVQQASARLPSAVTSQGVTVTKSNSDFLMIVALYDKSDKASASDIADYLVSNFQDDLARVDGVGQSQVFGAQYAMRIWLDPTKLAAVQLMPSDVQSAIEAQNVDVAAGQIGALPAVKGQMLNATVRAKSRLSTPAQFGAIVLKTTTEGAIVRLSDVARVELGQDSYTTSAELNGHPAAGMAIQLATGADALETATAVKARMAELATNLPAGYAIAYPRDTTTFVKLSVEEVVETLAIAIVLVIIVMFVFLQNWRATLIPAIAVPVVLLGTFGVLAVCGYSINTLTLFAMVLAIGLLVDDAIVVVENVERVMTEEALDPKAATIRSMGEIGSALVGIALVLSAVFLPMAFFGGSTGVIYRQFSITIVSSMLLSVLVALVLSPALTATLLKPTHGDPLARPGLFGRFNRWFDRTTNRYVAATRGVIGRRWLHLAVVAAITVVLAVLFVRLPTSFLPVEDQGQVMVMYTLPAGATDERTEAVRDRVQSYYSTHEKATIENVFSITGFGFSGSGQNAGMAFASLTPFDERKDASQSASAINARAIRNFGTIRDATVIPLTPPAISGLGQSNGFTFELTNTGGLGRDAFVALRDKLIAAANKDPKLAQVRASTLPDTPQLRVTLDDAKLAVLGLTEADVTNTLSNAWGGVYVNDFVDRGRVKRVYMQADAPYRMLPGDLSGWFARTASGTMVPFSSIATLSWEKGPNSVSRFNGRSSYEIQGEPAEGGSSGAAMAEMVKLQRQLAPGTGYAWAGLSFQENEASGQAPMLYGLSVLIVFLCLAALYESWSVPIAVLLVLPLGVIGAVLAVTLRGLDNDIYFQVGLITTIGLAAKNAILIVEFAEEARRAGKDVVDAALEAARTRLRPILMTSLAFIFGVFPLAVATGAGANSRIAIGTAVVGGMLTATALAIFYVPMFFVVVARLFHGRRERAA; encoded by the coding sequence ATGGGGATCAGCCGCTTCTTCGTCGAACGCCCCATCTTCGCCTGGGTGATCGCGATCTGCATCATGCTCGGCGGCGTCGCCGGGCTGCGGTCGCTGCCGATCGCGCAATATCCCGACGTCGCGCCGCCCACGATCGCGATCAGCGCCACCTATCCCGGCGCCTCCGCCGAGACTCTGGAGACCAGCGTGACGCAGGTGATCGAGCAGCAGCTCACCGGCATCGACGGGCTCCAATATTTCCAGTCCAGCTCCAATTCCGCGGGCTCGGCGTCGATCACCGTCACCTTCGCCAAGGGCACCGACCCCGATACCGCGCAGGTGCAGGTGCAGAACAAGGTGCAGCAGGCGAGCGCGCGGCTGCCCTCGGCGGTGACGTCGCAGGGCGTGACCGTGACCAAGTCGAACAGCGACTTCCTGATGATCGTCGCGCTCTACGACAAAAGCGACAAGGCATCGGCGAGCGACATCGCCGATTATCTGGTCAGCAATTTCCAGGACGATCTCGCCCGCGTCGACGGCGTCGGGCAGAGCCAGGTGTTCGGCGCGCAATATGCGATGCGCATCTGGCTCGATCCGACCAAGCTCGCCGCGGTGCAATTGATGCCCTCCGACGTGCAGAGCGCAATCGAGGCGCAGAACGTCGACGTCGCCGCTGGCCAGATCGGCGCGCTGCCCGCGGTGAAGGGGCAGATGCTCAACGCCACCGTCCGCGCCAAGTCGCGGCTGAGCACGCCCGCGCAATTCGGCGCGATCGTGCTCAAGACCACCACGGAGGGCGCAATCGTTCGCCTGTCCGACGTCGCACGCGTCGAACTGGGGCAGGACAGCTACACCACCTCCGCCGAGCTCAACGGCCATCCCGCCGCGGGCATGGCGATCCAGCTCGCGACCGGCGCCGACGCGCTGGAGACCGCGACCGCGGTCAAGGCGCGGATGGCCGAGCTCGCGACCAACCTGCCGGCGGGCTATGCGATCGCCTATCCGCGCGACACCACCACCTTCGTCAAACTGTCGGTCGAGGAAGTGGTCGAGACGCTGGCCATCGCGATCGTCCTCGTCATCATCGTCATGTTCGTCTTCCTGCAGAACTGGCGCGCGACGCTGATCCCGGCGATCGCGGTGCCGGTGGTGCTGCTCGGCACGTTCGGCGTGCTCGCGGTCTGCGGCTATTCGATCAACACGCTGACGCTGTTCGCGATGGTGCTGGCGATCGGCCTGCTGGTCGACGACGCGATCGTCGTGGTCGAGAATGTCGAGCGGGTGATGACCGAGGAGGCGCTCGATCCCAAAGCGGCGACGATCCGCTCGATGGGCGAGATCGGCTCGGCGCTGGTCGGCATCGCGCTGGTGTTGTCGGCGGTGTTCCTGCCGATGGCGTTCTTCGGCGGCTCGACCGGGGTGATCTACCGCCAGTTCTCGATCACCATCGTGTCGTCGATGCTGCTGTCGGTGCTGGTCGCGCTGGTGCTCAGCCCGGCGCTGACCGCGACGCTGCTCAAGCCGACGCATGGCGATCCGCTGGCGCGGCCCGGCCTGTTCGGCCGGTTCAACCGCTGGTTCGACCGGACCACCAATCGCTACGTCGCGGCGACGCGCGGCGTCATCGGCCGGCGCTGGCTGCATCTGGCGGTGGTCGCGGCGATCACCGTCGTGCTCGCGGTGCTGTTCGTCCGGCTGCCGACCAGCTTCCTGCCGGTCGAGGATCAGGGGCAGGTGATGGTGATGTACACGCTGCCCGCCGGCGCCACCGACGAGCGGACCGAGGCGGTGCGCGACCGCGTCCAGAGCTATTATTCGACGCACGAGAAGGCGACGATCGAAAACGTGTTCAGCATCACCGGCTTCGGCTTCAGCGGCTCGGGGCAGAATGCCGGCATGGCCTTTGCCAGCCTCACGCCGTTCGACGAGCGCAAGGACGCCAGCCAGAGCGCCTCGGCGATCAACGCGCGCGCGATCCGGAATTTCGGCACGATCCGCGACGCGACCGTCATCCCGCTGACGCCGCCAGCGATCTCCGGCCTCGGCCAGTCGAACGGCTTCACCTTCGAGCTGACCAATACCGGCGGCCTTGGCCGCGACGCCTTCGTCGCGCTGCGCGACAAACTGATCGCCGCCGCCAACAAGGATCCGAAACTGGCGCAGGTCCGTGCCTCGACATTGCCCGATACGCCGCAACTGCGCGTGACGCTCGACGACGCCAAGCTCGCCGTGCTCGGCCTGACCGAGGCCGACGTCACCAACACGCTGTCGAACGCCTGGGGCGGCGTCTACGTCAACGACTTCGTCGATCGCGGCCGGGTGAAGCGCGTCTATATGCAGGCGGACGCGCCCTATCGCATGCTGCCCGGCGACCTCAGCGGCTGGTTCGCGCGCACCGCGAGTGGCACGATGGTCCCCTTCTCGTCGATCGCGACCTTGTCGTGGGAGAAGGGGCCGAACAGCGTGTCGCGGTTCAACGGCCGCTCCTCCTACGAAATCCAGGGCGAACCCGCCGAGGGCGGCAGTTCGGGCGCGGCGATGGCCGAGATGGTCAAGCTGCAACGGCAGCTCGCGCCGGGCACCGGCTATGCCTGGGCCGGCCTGTCGTTCCAAGAGAATGAGGCGAGCGGGCAGGCGCCGATGCTCTACGGCCTGTCGGTCCTGATCGTCTTCCTGTGCCTGGCGGCGCTGTACGAAAGCTGGTCGGTGCCGATCGCGGTGCTGCTGGTGCTGCCGCTCGGCGTGATCGGCGCGGTGCTCGCGGTGACGCTGCGCGGGCTCGACAACGACATCTATTTTCAGGTCGGGCTCATCACCACGATCGGCCTCGCCGCCAAGAATGCGATCCTGATCGTCGAATTCGCCGAGGAGGCGCGCCGCGCGGGCAAGGACGTGGTCGACGCCGCGCTGGAGGCGGCGCGGACGCGGCTGCGGCCGATCCTGATGACCAGCCTCGCCTTCATCTTCGGCGTCTTCCCGCTGGCGGTCGCCACCGGCGCGGGCGCCAACAGCCGGATCGCGATCGGCACCGCGGTGGTCGGCGGCATGCTGACCGCCACCGCGCTGGCGATCTTCTACGTGCCGATGTTCTTCGTCGTCGTCGCGCGGCTGTTCCACGGACGCAGGGAGCGTGCGGCATGA
- a CDS encoding efflux RND transporter periplasmic adaptor subunit — protein MKPVSPCVAASLALALALAGCGGGSKGGMAPPPPAEVGVVTLTTSPVTTTTVLTGRTAATAMSEVRPQVDGIIKARLFTEGALVRAGQPLYQIDPRLYRATRDEAAAQVASAEAQAATAQAKVARYGRLQSADAVARQDVDDAVATARQARASIAQYRATLRTANVQLGFTRVYAPISGRIGRSTYTQGALVSAAQTTALATIAQLDPIFVDIQQSSSDVFDLRQSLASGSALPASTTVRLTLDNGRAYPQAGRIEFGEATVDATTGTVTLRARFPNPQGLLLPGMFVRVTVPQTVVRNGILAPQRGITRDAKGNATALVVGADDKVVQRQITTGEAIGSNWLVTAGLKAGDRLIVEGTDKAQPGATVKPVAVKQER, from the coding sequence ATGAAACCCGTCTCTCCGTGTGTCGCGGCGTCTCTCGCGCTCGCGCTCGCGCTCGCCGGCTGCGGCGGCGGTTCGAAGGGCGGCATGGCACCGCCGCCGCCCGCCGAGGTCGGCGTCGTCACGCTCACCACCTCGCCGGTCACCACGACGACGGTGCTGACCGGCCGCACCGCCGCGACCGCGATGTCCGAGGTGCGCCCGCAGGTCGACGGCATCATCAAGGCGCGGCTGTTCACCGAGGGCGCACTGGTCCGCGCCGGCCAGCCACTCTACCAGATCGATCCGCGCCTCTATCGCGCCACCCGCGACGAGGCGGCGGCGCAGGTCGCCAGCGCCGAGGCGCAGGCGGCGACCGCGCAGGCCAAGGTCGCGCGCTACGGCCGGTTGCAGAGCGCAGACGCGGTCGCGCGGCAGGACGTCGACGATGCGGTCGCCACCGCACGCCAGGCGCGGGCGAGCATCGCGCAATATCGCGCGACGCTGCGCACCGCGAACGTGCAGCTCGGCTTCACGCGCGTCTATGCGCCGATCTCGGGGCGGATCGGCCGCTCGACCTATACGCAGGGCGCGCTGGTGTCCGCCGCGCAGACGACCGCGCTGGCGACGATCGCGCAGCTCGACCCGATCTTCGTCGATATCCAGCAGTCGAGCAGCGACGTCTTCGACCTGCGCCAGAGCCTCGCCAGCGGTTCGGCGCTGCCGGCGAGCACCACCGTTCGCCTGACGCTCGACAACGGCCGCGCCTATCCGCAGGCGGGACGGATCGAGTTCGGCGAGGCGACGGTCGACGCCACCACCGGCACCGTCACGCTGCGCGCGCGCTTCCCCAATCCGCAGGGGCTGCTGCTGCCCGGCATGTTCGTCCGCGTCACCGTGCCGCAGACGGTGGTGCGCAACGGCATCCTCGCACCGCAGCGGGGCATCACCCGCGACGCCAAGGGCAATGCCACCGCATTGGTGGTCGGCGCCGACGACAAGGTGGTGCAACGCCAGATCACCACCGGCGAGGCGATCGGCAGCAACTGGCTGGTCACCGCCGGGCTGAAGGCGGGCGACCGGCTGATCGTCGAGGGCACCGACAAGGCGCAGCCGGGCGCGACGGTCAAGCCCGTCGCCGTGAAACAGGAGCGCTGA
- a CDS encoding MFS transporter, which produces MTKNRWIVLVALAYMLSIGMALPIYAGSVINTSMVVDMGWNRQTLGLLVGANMIVNGLLAPGGAFVVQKIGVRHALIAGATLMALVSAALATIVTAPWQAILAFGLGLGIAGNLTGIIACQTGVAQWFDEQRTTALSLLYAAMGVGGFASVWIVTRAIEASHDWRAGWWIFAVAAAAGAIVATLVIRNRLDASGTMAGPGMPIAPDSGAARSVDETLTLGGALRSPFLWAVCLCMLASTSAAAFVVAHVQAYLRDVGFSPTGAASAVSLFSLATLGGNLAVGPIAAKSSPRIAYAAALGTLAIAMLILINVHGSPMLYAFAIIAGIGFGASQVGSMAILGHYWSTRLFPALTALGLLIQTAGGGAVPIIAGAYFDANHNYTAILVAIVLLNVIGAAVLMVARPPVHAPVAAVA; this is translated from the coding sequence ATGACGAAGAATCGTTGGATCGTCCTGGTCGCCCTGGCCTATATGCTTTCTATCGGGATGGCGCTGCCCATCTATGCGGGCAGCGTGATCAACACGTCGATGGTCGTCGACATGGGCTGGAACCGGCAGACGCTCGGGCTGCTGGTCGGTGCGAACATGATCGTCAATGGCCTGCTCGCCCCGGGCGGCGCGTTCGTCGTGCAGAAGATCGGCGTCCGTCATGCGCTGATCGCCGGTGCGACGCTGATGGCGCTCGTCAGCGCCGCGCTGGCGACGATCGTCACCGCGCCGTGGCAGGCGATCCTCGCCTTCGGCCTCGGCCTCGGCATCGCCGGCAATCTGACCGGGATCATCGCCTGCCAGACCGGCGTCGCGCAATGGTTCGACGAGCAGCGCACCACGGCGCTGTCGCTGCTCTACGCGGCGATGGGGGTCGGCGGCTTCGCCTCGGTATGGATCGTGACGCGCGCGATCGAGGCGTCGCACGACTGGCGTGCCGGCTGGTGGATCTTCGCGGTGGCGGCGGCGGCGGGCGCCATCGTCGCGACGCTGGTCATCCGTAACCGGCTGGACGCATCGGGCACCATGGCCGGTCCCGGCATGCCGATCGCGCCGGACAGCGGTGCGGCGCGTTCGGTGGACGAGACGCTCACCCTCGGCGGGGCGCTGCGCTCGCCGTTCCTGTGGGCGGTGTGTCTGTGCATGCTCGCCTCGACATCGGCGGCGGCGTTCGTCGTGGCGCACGTCCAGGCGTATCTGCGCGACGTGGGCTTCTCGCCGACCGGTGCGGCATCGGCGGTGTCGCTGTTCTCGCTGGCGACATTGGGCGGCAATCTCGCCGTCGGGCCGATCGCCGCCAAATCCTCGCCGCGCATCGCTTATGCCGCGGCACTTGGCACGCTGGCGATCGCCATGCTCATCCTCATCAACGTACACGGATCACCGATGCTGTATGCCTTCGCGATCATCGCGGGCATCGGATTCGGGGCGAGCCAGGTCGGGTCGATGGCGATCCTCGGGCATTACTGGAGCACGCGGCTGTTCCCTGCGCTGACGGCGCTGGGCCTGCTGATCCAGACCGCGGGCGGCGGTGCCGTGCCGATCATCGCCGGCGCCTATTTCGACGCCAATCACAATTACACCGCGATCCTCGTTGCGATCGTGCTGCTCAACGTCATCGGCGCGGCGGTGCTGATGGTCGCCCGCCCGCCGGTCCACGCGCCGGTCGCTGCGGTCGCCTGA